The Deltaproteobacteria bacterium genome includes the window GCATCGTAGACAGAACCTGCGGGAAATCCGGCTGTCACCCGGATATGGCGGATCGGGTGAAAAAGAGCGTCATGGCCACAAACAGCGGGATGATCCAGATTATTCAAGAACAATGGCTTGAGAGGGCCGGCCCGGAAGATGCCTCTCCCATGGTTTCAGGCCTTCATGTCAGCGACCTCTACGAAAATACGCCGCCGTGGAACCTTGCCATTGACCATTATCGAAAGATGTGCGGGGGATGCCACCTTTGGAAGCCAAGGGGAGACGGAGGGGGGGAAGTCGCCAGGCGGGGCGGCGGGTGCAGCGACTGTCACGCCCTGGATCAAGTGAAAAGGGAAGATCCAAACCTGAAAATGAACCAGCATCCTGTGATTACAACGAGGATCCCGTCAGCCAACTGTACCAAGTGTCACAACCGGTCTGCGAGGATCGGCCTCTCCTATTTCGGAAGATTCGAATCCGCGGGATACGGGACCCCCTACGAGGGGAGCGGCCTGAATCGCAGGAGGCTTTCCGGAAATCGATTTTTTATGGAACTTCAGGCAGATGTCCATTTCAGAAAGGCCGGCATGGAATGCATCGATTGTCATACGGCCACCGGATTGATGGGGGACGGAAATGCCTATGATCGCATGAAAGACCAGCTGGACATTACCTGTGAGGCGTGTCACTCTCCTATGTTTTCCCTGATTGAAACCAGTGACTCTCTCGCCGGACGACTGGCCTTTCTCAACAAACGAGTCCCGGGCGTTGCGGGAAGATCGGTGGGCTTCACCAAAAAGGGAACCCCCATCTACAACCTGCAGGAAGAAGGCGAGGGGATCTTTTTCTACCGTAAAATGGATGGCTTCCCCATTGAAATGAATGTGCCATCGCCGGAGAAGCCGCATCATCGTCTAGGGGGGCATGAACGTCTCTCCTGCCAGGCGTGTCACGCCGCCTGGATACCCCAGTGCTACGGATGCCACCTGACATACACGGAATCGGAAGCGCAGACAGACTGGCTGACCAGGGAAAAATCGCCCGGTAGATGGAAAGAGTCCCGTTCCTATATCCGGTTTTCAAGGCCTTCCCTCGGCATCAGAGATGATCGGGAGGCCTTCCCCCTCTCCCCATGCCAGATGTTTGTCTCTGTTATTGACGAGACAGGCGAATACCGGAAGGAGCGATCCTTCAAGGTCATTAATCTGTCGGCATTTGACCCCCATACCACCGCCGCAAAATCAAGGACCTGTATTGAGTGTCATGAAGATCCAAAGGTCATGGGTTTGGGTGAGGGCATCCTTCATCAGAAAAATGGGAGGCGTGTATTCAGACCGACCGGTGATGCCGCCGACTCCGGCATGGGGCTTTCACATCCTTTAGACGCTTACGTGAATCTAGACGGGAAACCCCTCCAGACGGGTTTCAAGAACGGCGTAAGGCCTTTCACCGGAGATGAGATCGATCGGATCCTCGGGGTGGTGCCATGCCTGGGATGTCATCCGGCCTATGATGACCCGATCTACCGGAACTTTCAGGAATCCAAGAGACGATTCCAAAGAGAAGAGGCGGGACTCCCATGTTTGAAATAAGGCCCCATCCCAGCAAGTCCGCCCTGAGGATCATGGCGTTCTGGCTGGCGGTGACAGGGATTATTTTATGGAGTTCCGGCACCTTTCCCCAGACCCCGGCCCCGGAAAAAATCGACTATGCCGACTGCCTGAGGTGCCATCAGGGGATTGAATCCATCAGTGACAGGCACCCGTTTCCATGTGCTGACTGCCACCTGGTGCCCGGGGACAGAGACGCCAAGTCCCTCCCGGGGCATCAGAAAATCGTGCGGAATCCTTCGGCCCCTGACCGGGCAGCGGTGTTCTGCGGTCCATGCCATGAAACCGAAATCAAGATGGTTCGCAATTCCCTTCATTCGACCATGGCCGGGGTGATCAATCAGACGCGTTACCTTTGGGGGGCACAGGAGACGGCGGCCCCGGCCGCTTACGGGCTGAGCGGGCCCCTCAAGCCGTTGCCGGCTCCCCAATCCCTGGTCTATCCGGAAACCCCGGCCATGCTGGTGGATGATTTTTTAAGAAGGCGATGTCTCAGGTGTCACATCCACGGAAAAGGCCCGGAGGGCCCAGGACTCTACAGGGCAACCGGCTGCGCTGCGTGTCACGTGCTGTACAATAACCAGGGTCGATATGCGGGTGGCGATCCGGCCATCGGTTCCTCCAGACCCGGATACCCTGCCAGGCACGCCTTTACCACCCGGATCCCCAACGATCAATGCCTCCACTGCCACGCCCAAAACCATGTGGGCGCTGATTACGAGGGGCTGTTCCAGCATGACACCAGCGACGTGTACCGGTCGCCCACGATAAACGGGAGCCCCGGACCGATGACCCATGGGCTGGATCATCACCGACTGGCCAGGGACATCCACGCGGAAAGGGGCCTCTGGTGTATCGACTGTCACACCCGGAGCGATGTCATGGGGGACGGCCGCGTGTACAGTTGCCAGATGGAGGTCCCGAAACGGTCGTGCAGTGACTGCCACGGCGGATTTGGTGAAAAGGCCGCGGATATGACGAACCCGGCGATCCGGAAGGAGCCCTCCGGGCATCTGTTTATTTCCAAGAGTCATGGAAGAGAACACCGGCTGCCGAGTTTCCGTCCGGATTCCACCGGCCACAGGATCGAGGCCCACTCCAGGGTCCGGTGCAGCGCCTGCCACGCCCAGTGGTCGTTTCAGGATTATGGACTGAGCGTCATACGTGAAGACCGGATCCATGACTACAAGTGGCGGGATCTCAGCAACCAGGGGGATCCCCGGCTTCAGAAGAAATTGAAGGCCTATGCCGAGGGCCCGGATACAGCCTATCCGACATCTGTCGATTATCTGTCCGATTCGGAAAGGGAAGGGATCTGGTCTGTGGGATGGCGCTTCAGGCGGTGGGAACCGATGCCCCTGGGCGTGGACCATGCCGACACATATGCCGTCCTGCGCCCCTTGTACCAGTACCTCATCTCCCACGTGGACCGCTGGGGGAATGTTCGTTTGGACAGCGTGGCCCCGCAAAGGGGGGACGGCTCAGGAAAGGGCTGGGCGTTCATGCCCCATGTGCCCCATACCACCGCCCCGTTCGGGCGGGCATGTACGGCCTGCCACATGAACCGCACGGCGGCAGGCCTCGGGATCCAGGATGCGCTGACCATGGACACGATCCTTTCGGTCCCTTCGCCCCCGCCGGTAAAGGGGATGCGCCTGTTGAGTCCGGAAGAGCAAAAAAGACTGATCTCGCCGCCGGTCCGGTGGCATCGAGAGAGACTGAAGGCCCTTGCCGGCCGAAACAGGTGACCGAAGTAAATGCCCTCACGGGGCCACATTACAGACTTTACGCACAAAATACCGGGGGGCGCTGCAGTCATGAACGGGCACTCGAATTTTATACTTGTCTTTTGGTTCCATTTGTGCTAAACTTATGTGTATCTATACCAAATGCATGTATGAAGGGGTATGTTTTGTATTACGTGGTTGCTGTCCGGTAAGGGGCACATGGTTTTTTTCAGCATTGGCACCGATTCGGCGGGTACAGGTATATGGAACAGGTCTTGCTTTTGAACATCACCTATGAGCCTCTCAAGATCATCAACTGGAAGAAGGCGATCACCCTCTCCATGCTGGGCAAGGTGGAGGTGCTTGAGGAATACGGGAGGGAGATCCATTCGGTCAGTTTTACCATCAAACTGCCGTCCGTGGTCCGGCTCCTCAGGATGGTCAAGAAGCCGAAAAACGCCGTGAAATTCTCAAGGCAGAATATATACGCCAGGGACAAATACCAGTGCCAGTATTGCGGCCGCAAACTCCCTGTGGAAGAGTTGAGCTACGATCATGTGATCCCCAAGTCCCGGGGAGGGAGGACCCTCTGGACCAATATCGTCACCTCCTGCATGGACTGCAACCGGAGAAAGGGGGGCCGCACCCCAAATGAAGCCAATATGACCCTGATCCGCCAGCCTGCCAGGCCCACATGGCTCCCCTCTCTCAGGATCACCATCGGGTTCAGGGAGGTCCCCACATCGTGGCGGGATTACCTCTACTGGAATGTTGAACTGATGGAATAAGGGAATTTATAGGGACTGTTTGATGGCCGCGGCAATTTTGGCCGCAGTCCCTTTGATCGCCTCCATGTCGCCCGGTTTAAGGTCCCAGGCTGCCACAGGAAGCTCAGGTCCTCCGGGGACCCTGGGGACCAGGTGAAGGTGATAGTGCAACACCACCTGGTTGGCACCGGGGCCGTTCAATTGAACGCAGGCCACCCCTGAAGGATTCAGGACCTTCCCTATCCCCTGAATCACCTTTTTGGATGCCAGATGAATGGCCGTCAGGTCATCGTCTGAAATCTCCCACAGATCTCTGGCGTGTCTCCTGGGAATGATGAGGGTGTGACCGGGTGAGATCGGATTGATGTCCTCAAAGGCCAGGACCTTCTCATCCTCATACACCTTGAAGCTGGGGATCTCGCCCTTCACAATTTTGCAGAAGATACACTCGTCCATTAACCTTCCTCCTTGTCAGAGGGCTCCTGTTGCCCTTTCAGCGTACCCATCATCCCTTTAAGGTGAGATTTTATTGCATCGGTCAGGTCGGGGGCCTTCTTGATGTTCATGGCTCTCATCACATCATATGTCCCATCCTCGAACAGGACCGGCACCTGAACCACATAGTCGGGATGACGGCAGCAGCCGGGTGCAAAATAGTGCCCCGGCCGTTTTCCTTGCTTTCGTCTGCTTCCGGCCGTTGCGAGCATTGCCTCGGAAATCACTATTCCGGGCTGTCCCGTAAATGCGGTTACCATGTCCCCTGTCTCGAACAGTCTCTTTTTCGCCATCAATCCTCCTTTCCGAGAGTAGTCTCCCGTCACCGACAAAAAAATCTTACCCCGATGGTCGAGGGATGTCGAGGATTTTCTTGTGGTGCGTCACCTCCCTTACCAGATGCCTGAGAGGGGAGATTTCCCGGTCGCTGATCTGATGGAGCAGGCCGTCAAGGGTATGTAACGCCGGGGGGATGTATGCCTCGAAATAAAGCTTGTTCATTACCTGTATCAGATGGGAAAAGGCTCCCAGCATCTGGAGGTTCCGTTGAACGGCGAGATAGGGATAGTATCTCTCAACTGCCCCGGCCCATGTAGAACTGTGGCCCTTGACCATGTCCAGATAATGCTCATAGATGGTTTGCTGGTGCACTCGGGAAAGCCGGGTGTAGGGATCGATGATCAGGGAGGCCAGATCATAGCCAAGGGGACCCAGGCGCCCCCCCTGCCAGTCCACAAAACCGATTTCCCCCTTGTTAATCATGATGTTCCGTGACTGGAAGTCGCGATGGAGAAAAAAGCATGAATCCGCCCTGGAAGCGGTTTCCGCCAGATGGCGAAATCCGTGATCCAGCCCCGGCACGTCTCCGGAGAGCCCCAGATAGCGGCCCAGAAAGGCGTCTTTGAAGTAGTCCGCCTCATATCGCAGCATGACGGTCCGGTCATAACGCCCGGTCTGGCAGCACCACGAAGGGTCAAAGCCCGCTGCCCCCTCGACCTGGAGGAAAAAAAGATGCCCCAGCACCTTTTCGTATATGGGCAGGGGGTCCTCTCCGGAGGTGGCCGCATCCTGCAGGTGCGTTGATCCCAGGTCTTCCATGATGAACCAGCCGGAGGTAAGATCGTATTCATAGATCTCCGG containing:
- a CDS encoding HNH endonuclease, with translation MEQVLLLNITYEPLKIINWKKAITLSMLGKVEVLEEYGREIHSVSFTIKLPSVVRLLRMVKKPKNAVKFSRQNIYARDKYQCQYCGRKLPVEELSYDHVIPKSRGGRTLWTNIVTSCMDCNRRKGGRTPNEANMTLIRQPARPTWLPSLRITIGFREVPTSWRDYLYWNVELME
- a CDS encoding HIT family protein, giving the protein MDECIFCKIVKGEIPSFKVYEDEKVLAFEDINPISPGHTLIIPRRHARDLWEISDDDLTAIHLASKKVIQGIGKVLNPSGVACVQLNGPGANQVVLHYHLHLVPRVPGGPELPVAAWDLKPGDMEAIKGTAAKIAAAIKQSL
- a CDS encoding phosphotransferase — protein: MNSDLKNAFLSRLTAWGHAPDRIRFQRLAGDGSRRIFWRIATQNPGISLIAMSNPPDDPAARAENHAYLNIGMHLRQKGIPVPEIYEYDLTSGWFIMEDLGSTHLQDAATSGEDPLPIYEKVLGHLFFLQVEGAAGFDPSWCCQTGRYDRTVMLRYEADYFKDAFLGRYLGLSGDVPGLDHGFRHLAETASRADSCFFLHRDFQSRNIMINKGEIGFVDWQGGRLGPLGYDLASLIIDPYTRLSRVHQQTIYEHYLDMVKGHSSTWAGAVERYYPYLAVQRNLQMLGAFSHLIQVMNKLYFEAYIPPALHTLDGLLHQISDREISPLRHLVREVTHHKKILDIPRPSG